Proteins encoded together in one Musa acuminata AAA Group cultivar baxijiao chromosome BXJ3-6, Cavendish_Baxijiao_AAA, whole genome shotgun sequence window:
- the LOC135641089 gene encoding oligopeptide transporter 1-like — MFYFSHVCINMMVFIAGKLMANMLPNKVIRMPYTNWSFSLNPGPFNLKEHVATTMLAGTVSASVGFEILTISKIFYHKDIPLLPAILLVLSIQFLGYGFAGIFMKLLVHSPYMWWPSTLVDVAFYRALHEPEKRAKGKLSRYQFFIIVIVAIFTYSIVPVYLFPSITALSFVCWIWKDSITAQQIGSGFNGLGIGSFALDWMTMSSYMDSPLAVPAFVVVNMMVGFILILYVLVPLSYWNNVYDAKRFPIFSSSIFDIDGQFYNVSRVLDEKSLTFNEEAYNNYSKLYFSASLMCSYGFTMACFTSSISHVALFYGR; from the exons ATGTTCTATTTTTCACATGTCTGCATCAACATGATGGTGTTCATTGCTGGGAAACTAATGGCTAACATGCTACCGAACAAAGTGATAAGAATGCCATACACAAACTGGAGTTTCTCGTTGAATCCGGGACCCTTCAACTTGAAAGAACATGTGGCGACCACCATGTTGGCCGGCACGGTAAGTGCTTCTGTCGGCTTTGAAATATTAACCATATCCAAGATCTTCTACCACAAGGATATCCCGTTACTGCCGGCCATACTGCTGGTACTATCGATTCAG TTTCTCGGATATGGGTTTGCTGGCATATTCATGAAGTTGCTAGTGCACTCGCCCTATATGTGGTGGCCTTCGACTCTAGTAGACGTCGCCTTCTACAG AGCATTACACGAGCCGGAGAAAAGAGCCAAGGGAAAATTGTCACGATATCAGTTCTTCATCATAGTCATCGTTGCAATTTTTACCTACAGTATTGTTCCTGTTTACCTTTTTCCTTCTATCACGGCTCTATCGTTCGTTTGTTGGATATGGAAAGACTCGATAACTGCGCAGCAAATAGGTTCTGGATTCAATGGATTAGGCATAGGCTCTTTTGCGTTGGATTGGATGACCATGTCATCCTACATGGACAGTCCTCTGGCAGTTCCTGCATTTGTGGTGGTCAACATGATGGTCGGATTCATTCTTATTCTTTATGTTCTAGTACCATTATCTTATTGGAATAATGTTTACGATGCCAAACGCTTTCCTATTTTTTCATCAAGTATTTTTGACATCGATGGGCAATTTTACAATGTGTCCCGGGTTTTAGATGAGAAGTCACTCACATTCAACGAAGAAGCATATAACAATTATTCGAAATTATACTTCAGTGCCTCCCTTATGTGTAGTTATGGTTTTACCATGGCTTGTTTTACGTCAAGCATCTCTCATGTTGCTCTCTTCTATGGGAGGTAG
- the LOC135641090 gene encoding beta-hexosaminidase 3-like isoform X3, which yields MIPPTRERRGCRAVATGAGRWRQRLARASRAVDKQSFPLEIPSYPRLWAGAYSYSERDTKADALEIAQYAERRGVNVLAEIDVPGHALSWGVGYPDLWPSAECQEPLDVSKEFTFKVIEGILSGIYGLDWWGLEMDDHCPLAHYPTAPGVVVEGCPVFN from the exons ATGATCCCTCCCACCCGTGAACGACGCGGCTGCCGAGCGGTGGCGAC GGGGGCAGGGCGGTGGCGGCAAAGGCTGGCGCGGGCGAGCCGCGCGGTGGATAAGCAATCCTTCCCCTTGGAGATACCATCATATCCAAGACTGTGGGCTGGTGCATACTCCTACTCTGAGCGAGATACTAAGGCTGATGCTCTTGAAATCGCACA GTATGCAGAAAGAAGGGGAGTAAACGTGTTGGCTGAGATTGATGTGCCCGGCCATGCTCTCTCATG GGGTGTGGGCTATCCTGATTTGTGGCCCTCAGCTGAATGCCAAGAACCACTTGATGTCAGTAAAGAGTTCACATTCAAAGTAATTGAAGGAATTCTTTCTG GTATATATGGACTAGATTGGTGGGGTTTGGAGATGGACGACCATTGCCCCTTGGCTCATTATCCAACAGCACCAGGAGTTGTTGTAGAAGGTTGTCCCGTATTCAATTAA
- the LOC135641090 gene encoding beta-hexosaminidase 3-like isoform X4 — protein MIPPTRERRGCRAVATGAGRWRQRLARASRAVDKQSFPLEIPSYPRLWAGAYSYSERDTKADALEIAQYAERRGVNVLAEIDVPGHALSWGVGYPDLWPSAECQEPLDVSKEFTFKVIEGILSDFTKVFKFRFVHLGGVMKLTQESSYISC, from the exons ATGATCCCTCCCACCCGTGAACGACGCGGCTGCCGAGCGGTGGCGAC GGGGGCAGGGCGGTGGCGGCAAAGGCTGGCGCGGGCGAGCCGCGCGGTGGATAAGCAATCCTTCCCCTTGGAGATACCATCATATCCAAGACTGTGGGCTGGTGCATACTCCTACTCTGAGCGAGATACTAAGGCTGATGCTCTTGAAATCGCACA GTATGCAGAAAGAAGGGGAGTAAACGTGTTGGCTGAGATTGATGTGCCCGGCCATGCTCTCTCATG GGGTGTGGGCTATCCTGATTTGTGGCCCTCAGCTGAATGCCAAGAACCACTTGATGTCAGTAAAGAGTTCACATTCAAAGTAATTGAAGGAATTCTTTCTG atttcaCTAAGGTTTTCAAGTTCAGGTTTGTCCATTTGGGGGGGGTGATGAAGTTAACACAAGAAAGCTCATACATTTCCTGTTAA
- the LOC135641090 gene encoding uncharacterized protein LOC135641090 isoform X1 — MIPPTRERRGCRAVATGAGRWRQRLARASRAVDKQSFPLEIPSYPRLWAGAYSYSERDTKADALEIAQYAERRGVNVLAEIDVPGHALSWGVGYPDLWPSAECQEPLDVSKEFTFKVIEGILSGLIRDSPSASITRRQRRGALPPRTRARYCHCCPPTRHRRRSSSTGLPDGRHSGRTRPWAGTRPAIGSLAAASRKPRLGLFHD; from the exons ATGATCCCTCCCACCCGTGAACGACGCGGCTGCCGAGCGGTGGCGAC GGGGGCAGGGCGGTGGCGGCAAAGGCTGGCGCGGGCGAGCCGCGCGGTGGATAAGCAATCCTTCCCCTTGGAGATACCATCATATCCAAGACTGTGGGCTGGTGCATACTCCTACTCTGAGCGAGATACTAAGGCTGATGCTCTTGAAATCGCACA GTATGCAGAAAGAAGGGGAGTAAACGTGTTGGCTGAGATTGATGTGCCCGGCCATGCTCTCTCATG GGGTGTGGGCTATCCTGATTTGTGGCCCTCAGCTGAATGCCAAGAACCACTTGATGTCAGTAAAGAGTTCACATTCAAAGTAATTGAAGGAATTCTTTCTG GTTTGATACGTGATTCTCCCTCCGCTTCGATCACCCGCCGACAAAGGAGGGGCGCTCTGCCTCCTCGGACGAGGGCCCGGTACTGCCATTGTTGTCCTCCGACTCGGCATCGCCGGCGAAGCTCGAGTACAGGCCTTCCAGACGGAAGGCATTCGGGTCGTACCAGGCCCTGGGCGGGCACAAGGCCAGCCATCGGAAGCCTAGCAGCGGCGTCGAGGAAGCCTCGCCTCGGGCTCTTCCACGACTAG
- the LOC135641090 gene encoding uncharacterized protein LOC135641090 isoform X2: protein MASGDYTSSRGAGGQGGGGKGWRGRAARWISNPSPWRYHHIQDCGLVHTPTLSEILRLMLLKSHKRRGVNVLAEIDVPGHALSWGVGYPDLWPSAECQEPLDVSKEFTFKVIEGILSGLIRDSPSASITRRQRRGALPPRTRARYCHCCPPTRHRRRSSSTGLPDGRHSGRTRPWAGTRPAIGSLAAASRKPRLGLFHD from the exons ATGGCATCCGGGGATTACACGTCCTCGCGGGGGGCAGGGGGGCAGGGCGGTGGCGGCAAAGGCTGGCGCGGGCGAGCCGCGCGGTGGATAAGCAATCCTTCCCCTTGGAGATACCATCATATCCAAGACTGTGGGCTGGTGCATACTCCTACTCTGAGCGAGATACTAAGGCTGATGCTCTTGAAATCGCACA AAAGAAGGGGAGTAAACGTGTTGGCTGAGATTGATGTGCCCGGCCATGCTCTCTCATG GGGTGTGGGCTATCCTGATTTGTGGCCCTCAGCTGAATGCCAAGAACCACTTGATGTCAGTAAAGAGTTCACATTCAAAGTAATTGAAGGAATTCTTTCTG GTTTGATACGTGATTCTCCCTCCGCTTCGATCACCCGCCGACAAAGGAGGGGCGCTCTGCCTCCTCGGACGAGGGCCCGGTACTGCCATTGTTGTCCTCCGACTCGGCATCGCCGGCGAAGCTCGAGTACAGGCCTTCCAGACGGAAGGCATTCGGGTCGTACCAGGCCCTGGGCGGGCACAAGGCCAGCCATCGGAAGCCTAGCAGCGGCGTCGAGGAAGCCTCGCCTCGGGCTCTTCCACGACTAG
- the LOC135640680 gene encoding zinc finger protein ZAT6-like, translated as MVQRIVVEQFVAMRYTQSEPVRDLIIWRHKTSHRKPSSSVEEASASGLFHGKRKRHRGGLRRRQGAPVLGVPEDVSIGASAGGHKRCHNDGNVGNGTTPAAMTSSEGASSRHRAFYLIAPASPNPEFDDVNGVQSLSTFKKPRPVIPA; from the exons atggtgcagcggatcgtagtagaacagttcgtggcaatgcgatacacacaatctgaaCCCGTGAGGGatttgatcatatggag GCACAAGACCAGCCATCGGAAACCTAGCAGCAGCGTCGAGGAAGCCTCGGCCTCGGGGCTCTTCCACGGCAAGCGCAAGCGCCACCGCGGCGGCCTCCGGCGGCGGCAGGGTGCACCGGTGCTCGGTGTGCCTGAAGACGTTTCCATTGGGGCAAGCGCTGGGGGGCACAAGAGGTGCCACAACGACGGGAACGTCGGCAACGGCACTACCCCGGCGGCGATGACGTCGTCGGAGGGGGCGAGCTCGAGGCACAGGGCGTTCTATCTGATCGCGCCAGCGTCGCCGAACCCGGAGTTCGACGACGTAAACGGGGTGCAGAGCCTGTCAACCTTCAAGAAACCGAGACCTGTCATCCCGGCATGA